From Acropora muricata isolate sample 2 chromosome 14, ASM3666990v1, whole genome shotgun sequence, one genomic window encodes:
- the LOC136899056 gene encoding uncharacterized protein, which translates to MAIAPAQFTSRESKMADYELEIGLLFLLSRRNRRRLLMQRQTQRKPRKVWIRGIFTRRKTQGDYYNLVQELKLGDREFYFRYMRMFPETFEQLLTMVGPIISKKDTYMREAIGAAERLSLTIHYLAEGASQQSMSFQYRIGRSTVSGIIHETCQAIWEALHEVYLKPPSNKNDWKEISKEFEELWNFPHCLGAIDGKHVSIQCPLKRGSLYYNYKGYFSIVLLAVCDAHYTFTFTDIGGYGSTNDSSIFNNTDILRAAESGALDFPDAEPLDGFANDLIPYFFVGDEAFALKTWMQRPYPGKNLLEANTIFNYRLSRARRVIENSFGILVARWRIYHRPIQTSVETPKNIVKATVCLHNYLRQTNTASYCPSGFLDSEDSTGQIQPGEWRQIVAQCGSNGALKPLASARGARHPKDAMKTREILKEYVNSDCGSVSWQWDYVRSRGNIIPQA; encoded by the exons ATGGCTATTGCGCCGGCGCAGTTCACCTCTCGGGAATCAAAGATGGCGGACTACGAACTCGAAATTGGATTGTTGTTTCTGTTAAGCCGTAGAAATCGAAGAAGATTGCTTATGCAGAGACAAAcacaaagaaaaccaagaaaagtcTGGATAAGAGGCATTTTTACGAGAAGAAAGACACAAGGCGATTATTATAACCTTGTACAAGAATTAAAACTGGGAGACAGGGAATTTTATTTCAG ATACATGCGAATGTTTCCAGAGACATTTGAGCAACTACTTACCATGGTAGGTCCAATAATCTCCAAGAAAGATACTTACATGCGAGAGGCAATCGGAGCTGCTGAACGTTTATCCCTAACAATCCATTATCTTGCTGAAGGGGCAAGCCAGCAATCAATGTCATTTCAGTATCGTATTGGTCGCTCAACAGTCTCAGGAATCATCCATGAAACTTGCCAAGCAATTTGGGAAGCACTTCATGAGGTATATCTCAAACCACCATCAAACAAAAATGATTGGAAAGAGATATCCAAAGAGTTTGAAGAATTATGGAACTTTCCACACTGCCTGGGAGCTATAGATGGCAAGCATGTCTCAATACAGTGTCCTTTGAAGAGGGGCTCATTGTATTACAATTACAAGGGCTATTTTAGTATTGTACTGTTAGCTGTATGTGATGCACACTACACCTTCACATTCACAGACATAGGTGGTTATGGGAGTACTAATGACAGCAGTATTTTTAACAACACTGATATACTTAGAGCTGCTGAATCTGGAGCACTGGATTTCCCTGATGCTGAACCCCTCGATGGTTTTGCCAATGACCTAATcccttatttctttgttggagaTGAGGCATTTGCGTTAAAAACCTGGATGCAACGGCCATATCCAGGGAAAAACTTGTTGGAGGCAAACACAATCTTCAACTACCGCCTCTCAAGGGCAAGGCGTGTAATTGAAAATTCCTTTGGTATTCTTGTAGCCAGGTGGCGTATCTATCATCGCCCTATTCAGACATCAGTAGAAACACCTAAGAATATTGTTAAGGCAACTGTATGCCTACACAATTATCTAAGACAGACAAACACTGCATCATATTGTCCATCAGGTTTCTTAGATAGTGAGGACAGTACAGGACAAATACAACCTGGAGAGTGGCGGCAAATTGTAGCACAGTGTGGCTCAAATGGTGCATTGAAACCACTTGCATCTGCTAGAGGAGCAAGGCATCCAAAAGATGCAATGAAAACTCGTGAAATTCTGAAAGAATATGTTAACTCAGATTGTGGATCAGTTTCGTGGCAGTGGGATTATGTCAGGAGTAGAGGCAATATAATTCCACAAGCATGA
- the LOC136899058 gene encoding uncharacterized protein, producing MATQINEKLTESVRNYPCLYDKKSADFKDKNKKALAWSDVAKEVGLQNGDEACKLFQYLRNKYSRDKKKIEGKKVSGSSTDEVREAKVEASEMYSFLSWLDPYVQPRKTSSNYVINVDTDNENQEDGDDERPDIPSDMSSSSVKEPSLNSTNIVKPKKRKARNHDLSERLQEAELGAFKAIGESLKRKEQTTPKDEDVLFGELLVTQIKQLKPDVKLVVKMEIHNLLYKHLLAHNSTETQPSYYMLNTVGPNATNEYPPPTATTSANTEVSHGLDYGVPNYPVGYFFNKYRQT from the exons ATGGCGACGCAGATAAACGAGAAGTTGACGGAATCTGTCCGTAATTATCCTTGTTTGTACGACAAAAAATCAGCAGACTTTAAGgataaaaacaagaaagcgttgGCTTGGAGTGATGTAGCAAAGGAAGTAGGATTACAGAATG GAGATGAGGCCTGTAAACTATTCCAGTACTTAAGAAACAAATACAGTAGAGACAAGAAGAAAATTGAGGGTAAAAAGGTCTCTGGGAGTTCTACAGATGAAGTAAGGGAAGCTAAAGTGGAAGCTTCAGAAATGTATTCATTCTTGAGCTGGCTTGATCCCTATGTGCAGCCTAGAAAAACCTCATCCAACTATGTGATAAATGTTGATACTGACAACGAAAACCAGGAAGATGGCGATGATGAAAGACCAGATATACCAAGTGACATGAGCAGCAGTAGCGTAAAGGAGCCATCTCTTAATAG TACAAATATTGTAAAACCAAAGAAACGGAAGGCTAGAAATCATGACCTGAGTGAAAGACTTCAAGAGGCTGAACTTGGTGCCTTCAAAGCCATTGGAGAAAGCTTGAAACGCAAGGAGCAGACAACACCGAAAGATGAGGATGTATTGTTTGGCGAACTGCTCGTTACGCAGATCAAACAACTGAAACCAGATGTCAAATTAGTGGTTAAGATGGAAATACACAACCTATTATATAAGCACCTATTGGCACACAACTCAACTGAAACCCAACCCTCCTATTACATGCTTAACACAGTAGGGCCTAATGCAACAAATGAGTATCCTCCCCCAACAGCTACTACTTCAGCAAACACCGAAGTATCACACGGCTTAGATTATGGTGTACCTAATTATCCAGTTGGCTATTTTTTCAACAAGTACAGACAAACATGA